The following are encoded together in the Flavobacterium haoranii genome:
- a CDS encoding sodium-translocating pyrophosphatase, whose amino-acid sequence MDKIMIYVPIIMALLGLAFMAYKRAWVLKQDAGDGKMKEISDYIYEGALAFLKAEYKLLTFFVIGASITLAAISYFVPTTHILIVVAFIFGAIFSALAGNMGMKIATKSNVRTTQAARTSLPQALKVSFSGGTVMGLGVAGLAVLGLTTFFIVLYQVFMNGGWTSSEDMTIVLETLAGFSLGAESIALFARVGGGIYTKAADVGADLVGKVEAGIPEDDPRNPATIADNVGDNVGDVAGMGADLFGSYVATVLAAMVLGNYVIKDMGGAIDDVFGGIGPILLPMAIAGFGILFSIIGTLLVNISSDDAKEAQVQGALNKGNWLSIALTLASCYFLVQYMLPETMKMEFYGEGLKEISSMRVFYATIVGLFVGGVISSVTEYYTGLGTKPVLAIVQKSATGAGTNVIAGLATGMISTFPTVLLFGGAIWASYALAGFYGVALAASAMMATTAMQLAIDAFGPIADNAGGIAEMSELPKEVRTRTDILDSVGNTTAATGKGFAIASAALTSLALFAAYVTFTGIDGINIFKAPVLAMLFVGGMIPVVFSALAMNSVGKAAMDMVFEVRRQFKEIAGIMEGTGKPEYGKCVEISTKAALREMMLPGILTIGFPIAIVLLGKLVYADNNQLVAEMLGGYMAGVTVSGVLWAVFQNNAGGAWDNAKKSFEAGVEINGEMTFKGSDAHKAAVTGDTVGDPFKDTSGPSMNILIKLTCLIGLVIAPILGGHSATTEKGACCAKTEMTSGAHGQCDLSKCATMTKEECAAFCESNGCSEACKAKCMAQYDENGKYIGEGHHVHGPNCNHGTEMKIVDMKVTKEKSDDGKVKAVVTLTTDVNGEVKTEEYVFEGDDLEVQAAIDKLGQK is encoded by the coding sequence ATGGATAAAATAATGATATATGTGCCCATTATTATGGCACTATTGGGTTTAGCATTCATGGCTTATAAAAGAGCTTGGGTTTTAAAGCAAGATGCTGGCGATGGTAAAATGAAAGAAATTTCAGATTATATCTACGAAGGCGCCTTAGCATTCTTGAAAGCAGAATACAAATTATTAACCTTTTTTGTAATTGGAGCAAGTATTACTTTAGCAGCAATTTCATATTTTGTTCCAACTACTCACATTTTAATTGTTGTAGCTTTTATTTTTGGAGCTATTTTCTCTGCTTTAGCAGGAAATATGGGAATGAAAATTGCAACTAAATCAAATGTACGAACTACACAAGCTGCACGTACAAGTTTACCTCAAGCATTAAAAGTTTCTTTTAGTGGTGGTACAGTTATGGGATTAGGAGTTGCTGGTTTAGCAGTTCTTGGTTTAACAACATTCTTTATTGTTTTATATCAAGTATTTATGAACGGTGGTTGGACATCTTCTGAAGATATGACAATCGTTTTAGAAACATTAGCAGGTTTTTCATTAGGAGCAGAATCTATTGCATTATTCGCACGTGTAGGTGGTGGTATTTATACAAAAGCAGCTGATGTTGGAGCCGATTTAGTTGGTAAAGTTGAAGCTGGTATTCCAGAAGATGATCCTCGTAATCCTGCAACAATTGCCGATAACGTAGGAGATAACGTAGGAGACGTTGCGGGTATGGGTGCCGATTTATTCGGTTCTTATGTTGCAACAGTTTTAGCAGCTATGGTACTAGGAAATTATGTAATTAAAGATATGGGTGGTGCCATTGATGACGTTTTTGGTGGAATTGGACCAATTTTATTACCAATGGCAATTGCTGGTTTTGGAATTTTATTTTCAATTATTGGAACATTATTAGTAAATATTTCTTCAGATGATGCCAAAGAAGCTCAAGTACAAGGAGCTTTAAATAAAGGAAATTGGCTTTCAATTGCTTTAACATTAGCGTCATGTTATTTCTTAGTACAGTATATGTTACCAGAAACTATGAAAATGGAGTTTTATGGTGAAGGTTTAAAAGAAATTTCATCAATGCGAGTATTCTATGCTACTATCGTTGGCTTATTTGTAGGTGGTGTTATTTCATCAGTAACAGAATATTATACAGGTTTAGGAACAAAGCCAGTTTTAGCTATTGTACAAAAATCAGCTACTGGAGCAGGAACTAACGTAATCGCTGGTTTGGCAACAGGTATGATTTCTACTTTTCCAACAGTACTTTTATTTGGTGGTGCTATTTGGGCTTCATATGCATTAGCAGGTTTCTATGGAGTTGCATTAGCAGCGTCAGCTATGATGGCTACAACAGCAATGCAATTAGCTATTGATGCTTTTGGACCAATTGCCGATAACGCAGGTGGTATCGCTGAAATGAGTGAATTACCAAAAGAAGTTCGTACAAGAACAGATATTTTAGACTCAGTAGGTAATACTACAGCAGCAACTGGAAAAGGTTTCGCAATTGCTTCAGCAGCGTTAACATCTTTAGCATTATTTGCAGCGTATGTTACTTTTACTGGAATTGACGGAATTAACATTTTTAAAGCTCCAGTTTTAGCGATGTTATTTGTTGGAGGTATGATACCCGTTGTTTTTTCAGCTTTAGCAATGAATTCAGTTGGTAAAGCAGCAATGGATATGGTTTTCGAGGTACGTCGTCAGTTTAAAGAAATTGCTGGGATTATGGAAGGTACTGGTAAACCTGAGTATGGTAAATGTGTTGAAATTTCTACAAAAGCGGCTTTACGCGAAATGATGTTACCAGGAATTTTAACTATTGGTTTCCCTATTGCTATTGTGTTATTAGGTAAATTAGTTTATGCAGATAATAACCAGTTAGTAGCTGAAATGTTAGGTGGTTATATGGCGGGTGTTACTGTTTCAGGTGTACTTTGGGCTGTATTTCAAAATAATGCTGGTGGTGCTTGGGATAATGCTAAAAAATCTTTCGAAGCTGGTGTAGAAATTAACGGAGAAATGACTTTTAAAGGATCAGATGCTCACAAAGCAGCTGTAACTGGAGATACTGTAGGAGATCCATTTAAAGATACTTCTGGTCCATCTATGAACATCTTAATTAAATTAACGTGTTTAATTGGTTTAGTAATTGCTCCAATTTTAGGAGGTCATTCTGCTACTACAGAAAAAGGAGCTTGTTGTGCAAAAACTGAAATGACTAGTGGAGCTCATGGTCAATGTGATTTATCGAAATGTGCAACAATGACTAAAGAAGAGTGTGCAGCATTTTGTGAATCAAATGGTTGTTCAGAAGCTTGTAAAGCTAAATGTATGGCTCAATATGATGAGAATGGAAAATATATTGGTGAAGGACATCATGTTCATGGACCAAATTGTAATCATGGTACAGAAATGAAAATTGTTGATATGAAAGTTACCAAAGAGAAAAGTGATGATGGAAAAGTGAAAGCTGTAGTGACGTTAACAACAGATGTTAATGGAGAAGTAAAAACAGAAGAGTATGTTTTTGAAGGAGATGATTTAGAAGTTCAAGCAGCAATTGATAAATTAGGTCAAAAATAA
- a CDS encoding inorganic diphosphatase, which produces MTADKITTFDVLIEIPRGSRNKYEYDFELKRMRFDRMLFSSMMYPADYGFIPETLALDGDPLDVLVLVNEPTFPGCVMEVKPIGVFHMADDKGPDEKVICVPVSDPIWNKLNDLKDVNPHLIKEIEHFFQVYKDLENKKVDVEGWGDVNEAKEILVKCTNRFNELENKPEGLFSIK; this is translated from the coding sequence ATGACAGCAGATAAAATTACTACATTTGATGTATTGATTGAGATTCCAAGAGGAAGCAGAAACAAATACGAGTACGATTTTGAATTAAAAAGAATGCGTTTTGACAGAATGTTATTTTCGTCAATGATGTATCCTGCAGATTATGGTTTCATTCCAGAAACTTTAGCTTTAGATGGTGACCCATTAGATGTTTTAGTTTTAGTAAATGAACCAACTTTCCCAGGTTGTGTTATGGAAGTAAAACCAATTGGTGTTTTCCACATGGCAGATGATAAAGGACCAGATGAAAAAGTAATTTGTGTACCAGTTTCAGATCCAATTTGGAATAAATTAAACGATTTAAAAGATGTAAATCCTCACTTAATTAAAGAAATCGAACATTTCTTCCAAGTATATAAAGACTTAGAAAACAAAAAAGTTGATGTTGAAGGTTGGGGAGATGTTAACGAAGCAAAAGAAATTTTAGTGAAATGTACAAACCGTTTCAACGAATTAGAAAATAAGCCAGAAGGATTATTTAGTATCAAATAA
- a CDS encoding DNA-3-methyladenine glycosylase family protein produces MKQAVAYLLDADAIFEKIIQEYGIPVQPKRPQGFETLVLLILEQQVSIDSAKATFLRLKQAIPEFYPENLSLFPDENFRTCGVSRQKVKYIKALSDAVISNELDLASLEFKHPDSVRQELIKIKGIGNWTIDIYLMFCLNSPDIIPLGDIAVVNTMKELLDIHTREEMEEYALKWKPYRSFATYFLWHYYLQKRGRKITY; encoded by the coding sequence ATGAAACAAGCTGTTGCTTATCTTTTAGATGCTGATGCTATTTTTGAAAAAATTATTCAAGAATACGGAATCCCTGTTCAACCTAAAAGACCTCAAGGGTTTGAAACCTTAGTTTTACTTATTTTAGAACAACAAGTTTCAATAGATTCTGCTAAAGCTACATTTTTAAGACTCAAGCAAGCAATTCCTGAATTCTACCCGGAAAACCTTTCTCTTTTTCCCGATGAAAATTTTAGAACTTGTGGTGTAAGTCGTCAAAAAGTGAAATATATAAAAGCACTTTCAGATGCTGTAATTTCAAATGAATTAGATTTGGCGAGTTTAGAATTTAAACATCCTGATAGTGTTCGACAAGAGCTTATTAAGATAAAAGGGATTGGTAATTGGACTATAGATATCTATTTGATGTTCTGTTTAAATTCTCCTGATATTATTCCTCTAGGAGATATCGCTGTTGTAAATACTATGAAAGAACTTCTCGATATCCATACAAGAGAAGAAATGGAAGAATATGCTTTAAAATGGAAACCATATCGTTCTTTTGCAACGTATTTTCTATGGCATTATTATTTACAAAAAAGAGGTAGAAAGATTACATATTAA